The genomic DNA CTTGAGAATAATCATAATGCTACATCTCTATTATGAAGTAGTTTTTTTATCCATCCACTAACTTTAGATATAAAGTACAGAATCAAAGGTTAGATTTGTGTAAAATTACCAATTTGTGAGATGATGAATAGTTAGGGGTTCAGAAATTCTCAACTCCTACTGTTAGTAATGTTAGTAATTGGAAATTATCTATGTGGTGTGTTAATATTACTTGTTCTGGAGATGCTTGGAAAATTCACGGTGCTGAATTTAAAGCAATGGCAGAAAATTATCAAACTGAGGTGATATCTTCTAAAAAATTGCCGGATGGAACTCGCATCATGGCTTATAAAATTGAAGATGTTAGTGATGCGGAGGAATTTCAAGAAAGATGCGCTAATTTCTCTGGGTTTACAGCTGATTTTGAAGCTTTGTAATTATGAAAAAACTCATGACTTTGATATTATTCACTTTTTGTTTGTGGATAATTAATTTTACTTCTCCTGTTCATGCTTTAGATACGCAAAATGGGGCAGAAGTTTTTAGTGCTAATTGTGCTGGATGTCATATTAATGGTGGTAACATTATTAGAAGAGGTAAGAATTTAAGAAAGAATGCTTTGAAAAGATATAAAATGGATTCTTTGGATGCGATTATAAATATTGTCACTAATGGTAAAAATAATATGTCGGCTTATCAAGAAAGGTTGACAAATGAAGAAATTGAAAATGTCGCAGCTTATGTTTTGGAACAAGCGGAAAACAACTGGAAATAATCAAAGTAATAATAATATCAAAAATATCATGTTACCTGAATCAAGTTATTTACAATTTACTCCTGATTTAAAAATTTGCCGAATTTTAAATGGTATGTGGCAGGTTTCTGGAGGACATGGACGGATAAATCAAAAACCTGCAATTGAGTCTATGTTTAATTATGTGGATGCGGGTTTTACTACTTGGGATTTAGCAGACCATTATGGCCCTGCGGAGGATTTTATTGGTGAATTTCGTCGTCAGTTAATTGCAACTCGTGGTGAGGAAGCTGTTAATAATATTCAAGCTTTGACAAAATGGGTTCCCCGTCCTGGGAAGATGACAAAACAAATTGTGGAGGAAAACATCAACATTTCTTTGAGAAGAATGGATGTTAAATCTTTGGATTTGATGCAGTTTCATTGGTGGGAATATAAAGACTCTAATTATTTAGATGCTCTCAAATATATGGCAGAATTGCAAACGGAAGGGAAAATCAAACATTTAGCTTTGACTAATTTTGATACGGAACATTTGCAAATTATCACGGAAGCGGGAATTAAGATTGTTTCTAACCAG from Okeanomitos corallinicola TIOX110 includes the following:
- the petJ gene encoding cytochrome c6 PetJ; the protein is MKKLMTLILFTFCLWIINFTSPVHALDTQNGAEVFSANCAGCHINGGNIIRRGKNLRKNALKRYKMDSLDAIINIVTNGKNNMSAYQERLTNEEIENVAAYVLEQAENNWK
- a CDS encoding aldo/keto reductase, whose amino-acid sequence is MMLPESSYLQFTPDLKICRILNGMWQVSGGHGRINQKPAIESMFNYVDAGFTTWDLADHYGPAEDFIGEFRRQLIATRGEEAVNNIQALTKWVPRPGKMTKQIVEENINISLRRMDVKSLDLMQFHWWEYKDSNYLDALKYMAELQTEGKIKHLALTNFDTEHLQIITEAGIKIVSNQVQFSLVDRRPQVNMVNFCQEHDIKLFSYGSLCGGLLSEKYLGQDEPRGFDLNTTSLKKYKNMINAWGGWRLFQELLNTLKTIADKHQVSMANVAVNYILNQPAVGGVIVGARLGIAEHLQDNARVFGFSLDAEDVDKIDGVCQQSRNLYEVIGDCGDEYRK